The window GAACCAGAGCCTATCCCTCTACGCCGAGAAGCACCACCGCCGAAGTACGCCAAGCAAGAATTAGAACAAGACAACTGGGGTGATGATGAATGGGATGATGCTCCCGGTCGGTCTACCCAGTACCAAAAACCAGCGTATACTGAGCCTCCACGTTATGAACGGGAACGGGATTACGCAGATGATTATGATGATTATGAGGTAGAGGGTGATGCTTGGGATGACGAGGTAGATTCTGAACCTTACCAAGCTCCACGCATCAATATCCCTGAAAAAACCAAAGCTCCCGAATACGAAGAGGAAGCTGGGTACTAAGATAAGGGGTTGAAGGTTAGCCGATTAAAACCTTCAACCTTAATTATTGGTTATTGATAGTTAAATTCCCAGCCATCACCATCGGGCCAGCCGGTGTGGTCGGCTCAGGCGTTACTTCTACCGTAATGGCTAACGCCGTGACCTCAAAGTCAGAAGGTCGATAAAGCTTGACAAAAACGGTTCCTTGCTTATTGGTTCTAAACTGTCCCCAAGGGATTTTTTCGTCGTTTTGCACAGACCAAAGCTGATAAAACTCACCCGGCGGTAAGACGGGAAGGTTCTGTAAGATGAGAACCGCTTGAGATTCGCTGGGTGTCATCAGCATACTGCCAGTTGCCGCAGAAGCCTGAGCCATCCCTTTGAGCGGAACCACATGGGTATCCGGCTTTTGTAGCAGGGCAATCACATCTTTTTGCCGAGCGACCTTAGCCTGCATGGTCGTGAACTTGAGTCTAATTCGGTAGTTATCGAAACCCAGAATTAACGCCAAGAGAACCACCGCGCCACCAATCAGACGACTCCAGAACAGTGGAGAACGCATGAGTTGTTTCCAGCGTCTGGGTTTAGCAGTAATCAACGCCGCCGTTGGATCAGGCGAGGTCGTATTTAAGATCGCCTGACGCAGGTGTTGGGGTGGTTCTACTTCAGGTAAAGCGTAAGGCAAGACTTCTAGGACTTCCTGCAATTGCTGCACTTCAGTCGCTAGTTCAGGGTGTTCGGTCAACAGCTGATTTAACTCCTCAGCTTCTTCAGAACTGAGATTGCCGAGGACGTAACCTGCCATCAATTCTTCTAATCGTTCCGGAAGTAGAGGCCCAGTCATAGGTACAACAACTTATTCAATAAAGTCTCGTAAGTTTTTTCTCAAGTTCAATAGACCTTGGCGAGACCAAGTTTTGATCGTTCCCAGCGGTATACCCAGTTGAGCGGCAATTTCGGATTGGCTCAATCCCTCGTAATAAGCCATTTCTAACACCTGCCGCTGTTTTTCGGGCAGTTGGGTCAAGGCTTGACGGACTTGGTGCGATCGCTGACTTAAAGCCGCCGACTCGAAAGGCGTGAGAGAAGATGTTTCATTAACCATCATCTGACTCCATCGCTGGATAAATTTCAAGTTGCTACCACGGGAGCGAATTTTATCAATCGCCCGCGAACGAGTCAGAGTTGTCAAAAAGCTGCTCAAAGAGCCACGAGACGGATTATAAGAGCCACTACGCCAAAGATTTAGAAAAATCTCTTGGGTCAAATCTTCTGCCTCTTGAGGATTGGTCAATATCCTCAATGCTAATCGGTAGACGAGACTGGCATAACGATCATAGAGAATGCCTAAGGCTGAGGACTGACCGGCTTTGAGCGCCTGAATTAACTCTTCATCACTTTGAAGATCATGGCAGTCCTCTGGGGTTCCAATACCTTTAAGATCCGTTGGCTTCTCATAGAACAGACCTGAACCCATCATTTTCGAGTAGATTCCACTCATGGCAACAAGCGCATCTCTAGAAAAACCGAATCTCATTTTAATTAAGTACGGCTCCCAGAGCGAATTGGATGTATATTGATCAAATTTTTCACCTATCCCTAAGCTATTTCAGGAAATTGTAATCCAAAACAGTGGCGCATCCGTATTAAAAGAAGAACCCCCACCAGCCGTGAGTTGGTGAAGGTGTGAAACAAGACTCTACTAAAGGTTGGAATGAGGACTATGAACTGGAAAGTACTGTGCGTCATCGCTGGTTTGGCTCTAACGACAACTCTGTCTGCTTGCTCTAACTCGTCTACTCCTGAAGCTACCCCTGAGAATTCCCCAGCGGCTGAAGTCTCTCCGGCAACTGAAGTCTCCCCGGCTGGTGGTACCGCTACCGAAAAAAGCGATACAACCAAGACAGATGACGCCATGAAGAAAGATGCGAAATCCACTACAGGCGACGCCATGAACAAAGAGGATGCTACCAAGACAGGCGACGCCGTGAAGGAAGATGAGAAATCCACCACAGGTAAAACCGAGAACAAAGAGGATGCTACCAAGAAAGAAGACAGCGCAAAACCCTAGTCAGCTCTGGTAGCTACCTAAGTCCGACAAGAGCCTCTAGCATAGTTATTTAGAGGCTTGACAAAAATTATAGTCTGATTTTAAAAGCCATCTGATTCCACTTCAGGTAAACGCTGCCCAATCCAAAAGGTTGGGCAGTTGTTGTATGGTATGACAATAACAGTCTTCTGCGAGAAGACTTAATCGATCAGACACAGACAGTGGTTAAACTACTGGTGCAAGAGGTAAGTCATCTAAAAATAATTAATATTGCGAATTAGCCCTCTTACTCATCAAGCACTATGGATTCCCCTATTCCCTCTCAAGCCTCTCAATTTCGACCTTGGCCAAATCAAGCCATTTTGGTCAAAATATTTCACTGGGTGAATCTAATTAGCCTCTGTTTGATGATGACCAGTGGACTCCAAATTTACAACGCTAACCCCGTTTTTGGTGGACGTGCAGGTTGGCATTTTCCCCCCATATTTTTGTTAGGAGGTTGGCTAGCGGGTGGTCGGCATTGGCATTTTGCGGCGATGTGGATATTCTCGCTGAATTTACTGGGATATGGTCTTTATATTGTCATCACCCGACGTTGGAAACATCGCTTTTTAGGGTCTAATGACCTGAAGGCATTGCAAAATAGTAACAATAAAAAACGTGTTACTTATGCTTGGCATCGATTGGCTTACACTATC of the Allocoleopsis franciscana PCC 7113 genome contains:
- a CDS encoding cytochrome b/b6 domain-containing protein, which gives rise to MDSPIPSQASQFRPWPNQAILVKIFHWVNLISLCLMMTSGLQIYNANPVFGGRAGWHFPPIFLLGGWLAGGRHWHFAAMWIFSLNLLGYGLYIVITRRWKHRFLGSNDLKALQNSNNKKRVTYAWHRLAYTIIIPILLLAILSGLGMYKPAQLHWIVDFFGSWQALRIVHFTSVPIVVIFALIHSLLGLKVGGQRLLESIFW
- a CDS encoding anti-sigma factor, encoding MTGPLLPERLEELMAGYVLGNLSSEEAEELNQLLTEHPELATEVQQLQEVLEVLPYALPEVEPPQHLRQAILNTTSPDPTAALITAKPRRWKQLMRSPLFWSRLIGGAVVLLALILGFDNYRIRLKFTTMQAKVARQKDVIALLQKPDTHVVPLKGMAQASAATGSMLMTPSESQAVLILQNLPVLPPGEFYQLWSVQNDEKIPWGQFRTNKQGTVFVKLYRPSDFEVTALAITVEVTPEPTTPAGPMVMAGNLTINNQ
- a CDS encoding sigma-70 family RNA polymerase sigma factor, producing the protein MSGIYSKMMGSGLFYEKPTDLKGIGTPEDCHDLQSDEELIQALKAGQSSALGILYDRYASLVYRLALRILTNPQEAEDLTQEIFLNLWRSGSYNPSRGSLSSFLTTLTRSRAIDKIRSRGSNLKFIQRWSQMMVNETSSLTPFESAALSQRSHQVRQALTQLPEKQRQVLEMAYYEGLSQSEIAAQLGIPLGTIKTWSRQGLLNLRKNLRDFIE